The sequence GAACTTCCACCGCCCAAGCCACCACCTACAGGTATGTGTTTTTCTATTTCTATACTCACCTGAGGCTTTATTCCGGTTTTTTCAAAAAACAACCTTGCTGCCTTAACCGCCAAGTTGTCTTGATTATTTAACTCATCTATATTGATACTGAACTTAAGGCCACCATCATTTCTTTCTATCTCTATCAGATCAAACAGATCTATTTTATGCATCAAAGTAAAAAGCTCATGATAACCGTCTGGCCTTTTGCCCAAGACATACAGCAGGGAATTTATCTTGGCAAACGATTTCAGTATCACAACGCCCCCAGCTTTTTGGCTAATTCTTTAACTTCAAACTTAACCCTATTTTCATCTATACAAACAAACTCTCTATCCTTAAGAATAACTTTACCGTTTATTATTACATCTCTGACAGCTCTTGAGTTTGCTGCATAAACAACAAAAGAGTAGGGATTGTATATAGGTACAGCCTCAAGATCATTCAAAGACATTACAACAATATCGGCTACATTACCCTCTTTTAAAAACCCTACATCATCAAACAAACCATTGAAATTTGAAGCTATTTTTAGCGTTGTTTTAGCATCCATAGCTTTCTGGCCAAACTCAACCTTCTGCACTAAAGAAGACGTCCTAAACTCTTCTATCATATCCAAATTATTGTTGCTTGCCGAGCCATCTGTTCCGATAAAGACATTAACACCTTTATTAATCATCTTCTCAATAGGTGCTATGCCACTTGCAAGCTTAAAATTACTCTGGGGGACATTTATCACGTTAGCATTGTAAGCCTTCATTTTTTCTATATCTTTATCACTGCTTTTTACACAGTGTGCCATAAATGTATTCCTGCTTAAAAGCCCAATATCAATCAATACATCAATCGGTCTTTTACCTTTATCCTTTAAAACAGCCTCAATCTCACTTGAGCTTTCATTTACATGTATATGAACTACATCATCCTCCTCTAAGGCATCAGCTACCATTTTTAGAGAATCAAACGAAAGAGTATATGTGGAATGGGGACCAAAACCCACCCTTATGAGAGGTTCATTCTTAAATTCCTCTTTAAGAGACTTAGTTTTTTCAATGGCTTCTTTGGCATCTGAGCAATCCGGTGTTGGAAAATCTATAATACCTTCTGTTACTACACCACGCATGCCCACCTCAATGGCAGCCTCTGCCACTTTCTCTTCGAAAAAATACATATCCAAAAAACAAGAAGTACCACTCCTTATTGCCTCAAGCATAGAAAGCTTAGAACACTTATAAACCATATCAGCGCTTACATACTTTGCCTCTGCCGGGAATATATGTTTTGTTAGCCACTCCATAAGTTCTAAATCATCCGCAAGCCCTCTAAATAAACTCATAGCTAAATGGGTGTGAGCATTGCAAAATGTAGGCATTACAAGACACTCTTTTGCATCTATTACATAGTCTGTCTCAATTTTTATATTATTATCTATAGTTTTAATTCTATTACCTTCTATTAAAACATCAAAATAGCCTTCTTTTTGTGAATTTATGCAATAACCGTTTTTTATTAAAACACTCATAATCCTTCCTCTAAAAACCTATTGATGATTTTGCTTAGCCTTTTGCTTGCGCTTTTTGCAACGCTTATAACCTCATCAATTGGAGCCTTTTCCATACAGTCTGGGAGATTTACATTAGTTATAACAGAAACAGCCATCCTATCGACACCCATATGATTTAGTGCAATCACCTCAGGTATCGTTGACATACCAATGGCATCACCCCCAATAAGCCTAAAGAATCGGGTCTCTGCGGGTGTTTCCATGGAAGGACCTGAAACTCCAACATAAATACCTTCTCTAAGCTGTTCACCTACAGATAACGCTGTTTTTTTTAGCTTTTCTGCATACTTTAATGTATAAGGCTCGCTCATATCTGGAAACTTTTCTCCAAGTTCCTCTATATTATCCCCCTTCAAAGGGTTAGCCCCCATCAGGTTTATATGGTCTTTTACAACCATCAAGTCGCCTTTTTTAAACAAAGGGTTTAAACCACCTGCTGCGTTGGTAAGAATTACAAGTTTAGCCCCAGCAAGACCAAGAACTCTGGGAAGAAATACAACCTCTTGCATTGAATACTTCTCATAATAATGAAATCTCCCAAACGCCACAACAACATTCAAATTACCTTTTTTGTAAAACTCAAAATAACCTTTATGCGATTTTGTAGATGGAATAGGCATGCCAGGAACTTCAGAATACAGAAGTTTTTTAAGTTTATTGCCTTTAATTTCTATATCTATGCCTGTACCGGTTATTATTGCAACATCTATCTTTCCAAGCTTTTTTTCAATAAAATCGGTTGCATTTTTAATTTTCCTAAACATAGCCCTCTCCCGATTTCTTATTGTCATAAAGTATAACACAAGAAAATTTAAAAAACCACCCAAACCATTTTCATTATTTTTTCTTTTATCTATAGAAAAAAATTGATAATTATGTATAATCACAACCGTTATGAAAGCCAATGCACTTAAAAAGATAAAAGACATATTCAAAGATAGGTGCCTAACTGATAAGCTAAGCAGAGTTCAGTATTCTTACGATGCAACACAAAATATGTTTCTACCCGATGTGGTGGTTTTGGCAGAAAACACCCGCGAAGTCTCGCAATTAATGAAAATAGCTAACAAATACAATATTCCCGTCGTGCCTCGTGGTTGGGGCAGTGGCTTTACCGGTGGGGCTTTAAATGTCAAAGGCGGCATATGCCTATCGCTTGAGAAAATGGATAAAGTGGTTGAGTTAGACCTTGACAATATGATGGTCTGGGTTGAAGCGGGTATGGTCAATTACGACTTGCAGGAATATGTAAAACCGTATGGATTGTTCTTTCCACCCGATCCCTCAAGCTGGAAATTCTCAACAATCGGTGGCAATATAGCCG comes from Hippea maritima DSM 10411 and encodes:
- a CDS encoding purine-nucleoside phosphorylase codes for the protein MFRKIKNATDFIEKKLGKIDVAIITGTGIDIEIKGNKLKKLLYSEVPGMPIPSTKSHKGYFEFYKKGNLNVVVAFGRFHYYEKYSMQEVVFLPRVLGLAGAKLVILTNAAGGLNPLFKKGDLMVVKDHINLMGANPLKGDNIEELGEKFPDMSEPYTLKYAEKLKKTALSVGEQLREGIYVGVSGPSMETPAETRFFRLIGGDAIGMSTIPEVIALNHMGVDRMAVSVITNVNLPDCMEKAPIDEVISVAKSASKRLSKIINRFLEEGL
- a CDS encoding amidohydrolase, which gives rise to MSVLIKNGYCINSQKEGYFDVLIEGNRIKTIDNNIKIETDYVIDAKECLVMPTFCNAHTHLAMSLFRGLADDLELMEWLTKHIFPAEAKYVSADMVYKCSKLSMLEAIRSGTSCFLDMYFFEEKVAEAAIEVGMRGVVTEGIIDFPTPDCSDAKEAIEKTKSLKEEFKNEPLIRVGFGPHSTYTLSFDSLKMVADALEEDDVVHIHVNESSSEIEAVLKDKGKRPIDVLIDIGLLSRNTFMAHCVKSSDKDIEKMKAYNANVINVPQSNFKLASGIAPIEKMINKGVNVFIGTDGSASNNNLDMIEEFRTSSLVQKVEFGQKAMDAKTTLKIASNFNGLFDDVGFLKEGNVADIVVMSLNDLEAVPIYNPYSFVVYAANSRAVRDVIINGKVILKDREFVCIDENRVKFEVKELAKKLGAL